A single Oncorhynchus kisutch isolate 150728-3 linkage group LG19, Okis_V2, whole genome shotgun sequence DNA region contains:
- the LOC109864989 gene encoding transcriptional activator protein Pur-alpha, with translation MADRDSGSDHGGLATGPGSLPPGAMGAAARLQHDTEELASKRVDIQNKRFYLDVKQNAKGRFLKIAEVGAGGNKSRLTLSMSVAVEFRDYLGDFIEHYAQLGPSNPDIVQDEPRRALKSEFLVRENRKYYMDLKENQRGRFLRIRQTVNRGPGLGSAQGQTIALPAQGLIEFRDALAKLIDDYGVDEEPAELPEGTSLTVDNKRFFFDVGSNKYGVFMRVSEVKPTYRNSITVPCKVWSKFGNTFCKYAEEMRKIQERSREKRASELLPEGQHGDDGDDD, from the coding sequence ATGGCGGACAGAGACAGTGGCAGTGACCACGGAGGGCTGGCCACAGGCCCCGGCTCCCTGCCTCCGGGCGCGATGGGCGCCGCGGCAAGACTGCAACACGACACGGAGGAGCTCGCGTCAAAGCGAGTCGACATCCAGAATAAGCGCTTCTACCTAGACGTGAAGCAGAATGCAAAAGGCCGCTTCCTAAAGATAGCCGAGGTCGGAGCTGGGGGAAATAAGAGCCGCCTCACTCTCTCTATGTCAGTGGCAGTGGAGTTCCGTGACTATCTCGGGGACTTCATCGAACATTACGCCCAGCTGGGCCCGAGCAACCCGGATATAGTGCAGGATGAGCCCCGGCGTGCCCTCAAGAGCGAATTTCTAGTGCGAGAGAATCGCAAATATTACATGGATCTGAAAGAGAACCAGAGGGGGCGGTTCCTAAGGATCCGTCAGACCGTTAATCGGGGGCCCGGATTGGGAAGTGCACAAGGCCAGACCATCGCGCTTCCAGCGCAGGGACTTATCGAGTTCCGTGACGCTTTGGCCAAACTCATCGATGATTACGGTGTAGACGAGGAACCAGCAGAACTACCCGAGGGCACTTCCTTGACTGTTGACAACAAACGCTTTTTCTTCGACGTGGGTTCTAACAAGTACGGAGTGTTCATGCGGGTCAGCGAGGTGAAGCCTACCTACCGGAACTCCATCACTGTTCCGTGCAAAGTGTGGTCCAAATTCGGCAACACGTTCTGTAAATATGCGGAGGAGATGAGAAAGATCCAGGAGCGGAGTAGAGAGAAACGGGCCTCCGAACTCCTACCGGAGGGCCAACATGGTGACGACGGGGACGATGATTGA